In Methylobacterium sp. WL1, the sequence GTGAAGCACCTTACGCAAGGTGTCGTTCACGATGTTGCGCTCAATGCATCGTTTGGTCTGACGACCGCTCGGCCGCCGGGGCCTCTGCCAGCGATGCAGAAATCTGACGGCCAAGTTCGTACAGCAGGCCCTCAATCAAGGGGCGAACCCGCTTCGCCGTTTCGTCATCAAGGCCGCGACCTATCTCCTCGATCTCCAGAGCGCGCTCAGCCATGCGCTCCAGGAGTGGACCCGCTACCTCGTGAGTGGTCAGGAACCGGGCTGGGCCATCAGTGTTCCCGTCACTCCGGCTGTCCGTCACGTCTATAACGATGCCGCGCCCGAACATCCGGCCGCTCGCATCTCGCCAATAGTGACCGCGTGCCAGCACCCAGCGCACCACGCCCTGCGTGGGTACAACGCGATGCTCCCAGACGAACACACCGCCCTCCTCGCGTATGCGGGCGCGACGTTCCTGATCCTGGGCCAAATCATCTGGGTGAAAAGCAGACAGGAGCCGCGAAATCGGAACGCCTTCCGCGGCCTCGGCATCCGACCATCCGAAAAGCCGGGCGACTACCGAATCACCGCGCGTCCGGTCGGCTTCGAGATCGGTTTCCCAGACACCGATGCTGGGCGCAGCGAGCGTCAGGGAGCGTGACCACAGGGCGCGTTCAGGTGACTTACGCGGCATAAACGATCCGACGCTTTCGCAACTCGGCCAGGAAACAGCATCATAATTTTGCGCCGCTTCGCGACAAGGGTATCTTAATCCTCAACATCTGCGACCAATGGCGGAACTGAGATGGCGAAGCACGACGACGAATATGGGCGTGCGTTCAGCTTCGCCCCGCAGGATCAAGCCGCGGCAGAGCGTGCCCGCAAGATGCGACTGCTGAAGCGCATTGCCGACGCATTGCACCTACCGCAGGCCACGCTGCACGGTCCGGCCGACCCGCGGGTCGGGTCTGAAGCCGACCCCACCAGCGAGGAAAATGATCTCGACGAAGCCTGCGCAGCACTGCTGCTGGCCTACCGACGCATCAGCGACCCGGAGATGCGCCGCCACTTTCTGATCCTCGCCCAAGAAACAGCAGAGCGGTCTGACTCGTGATTAGATCAGGTGGCGGGGCCGAAGCCGGCTGGTACGTCATCAAAGGGTACGGCCATGCCTGTCGATCAAGAGCAAGTGTTGCCGGACGACGCATTGGAGCGGTTGGCGTGTGCGTTGTACGCCGACGTTCAGCTCCAGTACCCGCAGAAGCCGCCGGGCACGGCTTCGGGCAACTTCGGCGACGATGTAGGGACCAACCTGCTCGCGTGGCTGCTTGATGCCTACGACGATGCTTTTGCCGGAGACGACAGCGACTGAGCGGACGTCATCCCATCACCCTGGAGACTAGGACTTTGTCGATTCGGCGTCCGTCCATATCAACGACCTCGAAGCGCCAGCCGCCGGCCTCGAATGCATCTCCGGCGGCTGGTATCCGACCCAGTTGAAAGATCACGTAGCCGGCCAGCGTATTGAAGTCGTCTGAAGTCAGGTCTTCGGATAGCTCCAACCGTTCGAGAGCCTCGCGGGCTGGCATCATGCCGTCGATCAGCAGCGAGCCGTCCGGGCGCTCAATCACGTCCGGTTCGTCGCCGGCCTCGGGGATGTCGCCGGCGATGGCCTCCAGCAGGTCCGTCTGGGTGACAATCCCTTCCAGGCTGCCGTACTCGTCCACGACTACAGCCATGCGCATCGGCTGGCTCTGGAAGGTCTCCAGCACCGCGAGGATGGTCATGCTCTCGTGCACGACGATGGGCGGCTGGGTGGCCGCGAGAACGTCGATGTCCTTGCCGTCGAGCACCTGGTCGAGCAGGTCCTGCTTGCGGACGATCCCAACGATCTCGTCGACGTCGCCGCGGCTGACGACGACCTGGGCGTGATTGCATTCGCGCACCGCCTTCAGCACCACGTCCCTCGGGTCGTCGGCGTCGACCCAGAAGACCTCGTGGCGCGGGGTCATGATGTCCCGGACCTTGCGCTCGCCGATGGAGAAGATGCGCTCCACCGCTTCCTGCTGGACCTCGCGGATCAGGCCAGCTTCCTGGCTCGCCTGGATCAGCAGGTTGAGCTCGGCGGTCGAATGCAGCGAGCCCTCGCCGTGACCAGCCTGGAGGTCGAAGAGCCGAAGCACGCCGTTGCCGAGGCCGTTGAGCAACAGGATCGCCGGACGAAAGACGAGCAGGAACAAGCCGAGCGGACGGACGACAGCCAGCGCCGTGCGCTCGCTGCGCTGCAGGGCCAAACTCTTCGGGGCCAGCTCACCGAGCACGATGTGCAGGGAGGTGATGATCGAGAAGGCCACGACCACAGATACGGTATGAGCCAGGGCCGTTCCGAGCGACATCGGCAGCCAGGTCAGAGCCGGCTCGATCAGGTGAGCCAGCGCCGGCTCCCCGATCCAGCCCAGCGCCAGGGACGAGAGGGTGATGCCGAACTGGGTAGCGGCAAGGTAGGCGTCGAGGCGGTCAGTGGCCCGTTGCAGGGCGGTGGCGTTGGCTCGCCGCTCGGAGACCAGTTCGGCGACCCGGCTGCGGCGCACGGAGACCAGGGCGAACTCGGCTGCCACGAAGAACCCATTGGCGAAAACGAGGACCAAGACCGCAAGCAGACCCAGTGCTGTCGACCATGCATCGTCGGAAATCAGCGTGACCCTTCTCGAATGAACGTCCCGACCTACCAGCCATGCCGGTTTCAGACCACGGCGCGATTACTTCTTCACCGGATGCACCAACAGGCTCGAGGTGCGAAACTGAGCGTCGGCCCGTTGCCCGTCAGCTATCCGTCTCGCTGATGTAGTCCGCCCAGACCGGCGTCTTTAGCGTGCCAATGAACGCCGCATGGCGCTCCCGCTCCGCGTCGGTGAGCCGGGATTTGAACACGCGCGGCGCTACCGGCCGCCCAGCGTCCGCAGTGGACTGAGCCAAGGTAGCGAGGGCGGGCGCAAGGTCGAAGCCAGTTTGCTTGCCGCCCAGCAGCTCGACATAGACCTCCGCCAGGATCTGGGCGTCGAGGAGCGCGCCGTGCTTGGCGCGGCGGCTGCGATCGATCCCGTAGCGATTGCAGAGGGCGTCGAGATTGTTGGCCGCGCCCGCATGCTTGCGCCGGGCGAGGAGGAGCGTGTCGACCACATCATCAAGCTTGATCGCAGGCGGCCGCGGCTCGGGGAGCCGGGCATACTCGGCGTTGAGGAAGCCGACGTCGAACGGCGCGTTGTGGATTATGAGTGTGCCGTCGCCGATGAAGGCCAGCAGCTCGGGCACGATGGTAGCGAATAGCGGCTTGTCGGCCAGGAAGCCGTCGGACAGGCCATGCACCGCGAAGGCGTCCGGATGAACCGCCCTCTGCGGATTGCAGTAGCGGTGGAAGGTCCGGCCCGTCTGCATGTGGTTGATCAGCTCGACGCAGCCGACCTCGATGATGCGCTCGACCTTGGGGTCCGTGCTGGTGGTCTCGGTGTCGAGGACGATCTCGCGCGTCATGCCGCCTGGCTCTTCCAGTGTGCCTGCTGCCCCTCGAAGGTCGTTCGCACACGATCGTCAAGGAATTCGATTGGCTCTTCGCGAGCGCCTCGACCCGATCGCTATTCGGGAGCGGAACTGCTCCATGTGAATTTTCCCTGGATCATCGTCTGTTCAAATCCAGGCATCGGTGACTGGGAGAGGCGTGCGCTTCCGCTGCTCGATAGAGGCGGGCGTGATGCTGACGACGACAATTTCTCCGCTCTCGGCGCTCACGGCGCGGCTCTCTCGGGCCATGCCGCTCTCCGACGACGCGCGGCGCGCCATCGAGGTGTTGCCGGCCACGATGCAAGAGCTGGCGCCGAACACCGGCTTCATCCATCCCGGCGACCGATCCACGAGTTGCTGTCTCGTGCTCAGTGGCTGGATGGGCCGCTTCACGCTGCTGCCCAACGGCGAGCGTCAGTTCCTCGCCCTCCACATCGCGGGCGACATCCCTGACCTTCAGACCCTACATCTGCCCGTCGTCGACCACGGCATCTGCGCCTTCACACACGTGTCCGTAGCCCTAATCCCACACGAGGCGATCCACGACCTGATGGTGCGATACCCCGATGCTGCGGCCGCACTCTGGCACGAGGTGCTGGTGATCGCGTCGATCACGAACGAGTGGTTGATCGGGCTCGGCCGTCGTTCTGGTCCCAAACGGTTGGCGCACCTGTTGTATGAACTCTACGTCCGGCAGAAGGCTGCAGGCCTGGTCAAGGAAGAGGGACGGTGCGCCCTGCCGCTCACGCAGACGGTCCTGGCCGACGCGTTGGGCCTGACCTCGGTGCACGTCAACCGCATCCTACAGGAGATACGTGCCGAGCAGATGATCCAGCTCATGAAACGCACGCTGATCATCCGGGATTGGAGCCGCCTGAAGGTACTTGCCGAGTTCGATCCGCTCTACCTGCACCTGGACCAGCGGCTAACCTGAGCTGGGGAGATGAGCGCCATCGTCGTCATTGCTGCCTCAGCCGGTGGCCTCGATCCCATCGTGCAGATCATCACCGCGCTGCCGTCCGACTGTCGGGCGTCCGTGTTCATCGTCAGCCACATCGGTGCGAACCGCAGCTACCTGCCAGACATCCTCGCCTCGCGTGGTCATCTCCCGGCAGCGTTCGCGCAGCATGGCGAGATCATCAAGAGCGGCCGCATCTACGTGGCGCCCCCGGACCATCACCTGCGGCTGCGCTTCGGTGTGATCCACCTGGATCGAGGTCCGAAGGTCCACTTCACGCGCCCAGCCGCCGATCCCCTGTTCGTCTCAGCGGCCGAAACCTACGGCGAGCGCGTCGTCGGGATCGTGCTCAGCGGCGGAGATGGCGACGGCGCCGAGGGCCTTCTCGCGATCAAGGCGCACGGTGGTCTCAGCTTGGTGCAGGAACCGGAGGAGGCCGCGGCGCCTGACATGCCCATGGCGGCGTTGAGGCGCGATCACCCAGACGGATGCCTGACAGCCGATCGGCTTGCCGAGCGTGTCGCCGCTCACTGTGCTGGTTGAGCTACCGACCCTCGACGAACAGGAACAGCAGCGTCGACACGATCAGCAATGTCCCAAAGGCGCGGACGGAGTGCATGTCCTGCCGATCCGGCTTCGCCTGTCGGAGCTCAGCCAGGGATAGCCGTGTCCCTGCGACCAGCGTACCCGTCGCCGACGCCATCATGGCCGCAAACAAGACCCAGCCGGGCAAGGTCTCGGGCATGGAGGTCTACTGCAGCCGGCCGACCCCGACGTTCAAGCCGAGGCGGATGGCCAACGCCAGCAAGCCGCCGACGGTGAGCCAGTCGCTGCCGTCCACGCGCCAATTCTCGTAATCGTCGTCGGGCTCGACGGTGTGGCCGCGCGAAGCGAGGACGGTTACGGCCTCGGCGATCGGAACTGAGTCCTCGAACATGGAGCTACGCCGAAGCCGCGATCATCCGGTTCCGGGCCTCGACTAGACGCTGCTCGTCCTCAACCAGCGGCAGCTCGACCACGACCTGCTCGACGATCATGCGTGTGGCCGCCTCGTTCAGGCCGAGGCCACGAGCGAAACCGTCGAGGCGCACCATTGCGCGATGGACTGCCGCTCTGAAGAGCGGAGGGAACGACTCGCTCGCTATCTTAACAGATGCGGGAGCAGCATCATGGCGTGTATTAGGGTCGTGGAGGTCGGACACGGTTGGGTTGCTGGCCATGCCGGAGAGCTACTGCAGCGTGCCGGGGGCGTCCACCACCGGCCAGCCAGGTGCGGATCGCTAGTGGACCAAATCCGACACTCGGTACCGTCTGGAAACGGCTTTCCTCCGATGCGGGTAGCTTCACGGCTGCTGGACGGCAGCACAGATAGCCTGGGCGATCTCAGACGGGCTTCCGATCAGGTCGATAGGACCGTCATACGAAATGGCGTTCTCTGGCATGCCCTGCTCGGGCGGCCGCGCAGGCGTGAGGACCATCGAGAGGCCGCCGATCTCGTTGATGGCCGCCAGCCCGCGTGCTCCGTCATCAAGGGATCCGGACAAAACCACCCCAATGATGCGGGAGCCGCCATGCGCCGCAACGGATCGGAACAGCAGGTCCACGGTGCGGTTGCGATGGGTGCGGTCTGGATCGTCGATCAACTGCCCGAAGCTGTTGGCCGCCAGAGTGAGGTGGTCCGCCGGGGCTCCGACATAGGCTGTGCCTGGGGTGAACCGACCGCCGTCCAAAGCCACGCACACCGGCATGTGGGCGGCGCGTCCAAGCACAGCAGCGAGATGACTCGGTTTGTCCCAGAGCCTGTGCAGGACGATCAGCACGACAGCGTTCAGCGAGGGCGGCAACTCGCGCAGGACGGCCATGATGTCGTCCAAACCATCACCGCCAGAGGCGCCGATGGCTACGAACCAGGGTGTGTCGACGCGCTTCAACATCGAAGGCACCTAACACAGGTTACTTTATTGCGCGTGGTCCGTTGACGGTCACGAGCCCTAAGCGCGTTCTATGCGTTTGACACAACGCGCTGGCCGGGCGGCCATATCATCACGGCTCGCCCGGCCTTGCACGCATCCCGACCTCAAACGGCGGTGGATAATCCTAAGATGGGCTCGAACTGAGCTGTAGGGAAGCCTCGGTGTGTCTCCAGCACTCTCGCGCCGCGGTGTTTCATCCGGTTGAACGTCCGATTGGACCGACGTGGTGTGCCATAAGCCGCCCTTATGCGAACATGCTGTAGATGCGCGCTGCTTCTCTAACAGCGGAATGGAAGGCGAATACTCCTCGTTCTTTGCATGGCGGGCGGTAGGAGAGCAGTCGGAACATCAAGGGTAATATGCCTACAATTTTAGACAGTCAAATTTCATCTACATCTGAAATGTTATCAATAAAACAACCAATAACTAGCGTAGAGAATGTGAATATATGCTTTAGAAATTTTTAGGCGACGCTATCGTAGATTGCGTGATACCCAGCGACAGTGAACCCAATTCTGGGAAGTCAATTAATTTTATCGACCGGCGCGAAGAGCGTCGAGAGACCAACTGGACGTTGATCCGCCTACCTGACGGTAGCGCGATCTTGACCACCGTGAAGGACATATCTCCCTCCGGCGCTCGCCTGGCGGTGCCGAGTTCCTACGTCTGGCCCAAGACCATCATGTTCAAGGTAGTCGGACGCGACTTCATCTGCGCGGTTCAGCTGGCTTGGCGTCGGGGTCATTACGCCGGTGTTCGCATCGAGCGTGTGACGAAGACCACATCGACCCAGGCGAGAGAACCTGTCGCCCCCGTCGAGCCAAACGCTACGCTGCATGGCCGCCGCAGCCGCTTCTCACAAAACTGAGCAGTTCAGTCTCTCGACGACATAAACCGCTTGACCCTGCTGTGGCCTATTGATCTGAAGTCTTTGATTAAGACTTCCCATGCGAGGATTGGGCAGGAGCGAACGCGCTCGCGAGAAAACTCTGATGGCCTCGCTGCGATGCCTCACGCATCGGTTCAACTCGGCTCGGACCTGGATGGCCCTCGGTGTTCTAGCACCAGTCGGTATGCTCGTGATTTCCGGCTTCATGCTGCTCGACCTGCGGCAAGACGCCTGGGACAAGGCCGAGCAGACCTCCAAGAACCTCCTCCAGGTCCTTGAGCGCGACATCGCCCGCAACATCGAGATGTACGACCTCTCGCTGCGCGCCGTCGTCGAAAACCTCAAGGTTCCCGGCCTCGATCAGATCAGCCCCGAGCTGCGCCAGCTCGTCCTGTTCGACCGGGCAGCCACGGCTCAGGACATGGGCGTCATGCTTGTCCTCGATGAGAACGGCGACAGCATCATCGACGCCGGCGCAGTGCCAGCCCGAAAAATCAGTAACGCTGACCGCAGCTACTTTCTGGTGCACAAGGCTCAGGCCAATCTCGGCCTCTACATTAGCGAGCCGCTGGTCTCCCGCCTGACAACCACCCGGATGCTCGCGCTCAGTCGCCGCATCAACAAGCCTGACGGCAGCTTCGGTGGCGTGGTGGTCGGCACCCTGAAACTGTCCTACTTCACGCGGCTGTTCAGCCAGATCGACCTTGGTCGGGATGGGGCGATCAACCTGTACCTGCGTGACGGCACACGCGTCATGCGCCAGCCCTACGCGGAAGCCGACATCGGCGTGAATATCGCAGGTGCCCCGACCTTCAAGGGCTTCCTGCGCGAGCACAACGGCAGCTTCGTCGAGACCTCCGCCCGGGATGGTATCCAACGGCACTACACCTTCACACGTATCGGCGACCTGCCGCTGATCCTGAACGTCGCCCTGTCGACGGACGAGATCGAAGCGGAATGGCGCATGAAGGCGCTCACGATCGGCGTCATCGTGCTGATGTTGTGCGGCCTCACGATCGCGCTGTCGCTGCTGTTCGGGCGCGAGCTGCGCCGCCGCGAGGCCATGCAGGCTGAACTCGAAAGGCTATCGCTGACGGATGCCCTGACGCGTCTTCCGAACCGTCGCGCGTTCGAGGACACCGGCGCTCGGTCTTGGAAGGCTGCGCTACGGAGCGGCAAGCCTCTCTCCCTCCTCATCGTCGACGCCGACCATTTCAAGCGTTTCAACGACCGTTACGGCCATCAGGTCGGAGATGAGGTACTGCAGGGTTTGGCACGATGCCTCTCGGCCAGCGTCCATCGCCCTCATGATCTCGTCTGCCGCGTCGGCGGTGAGGAGTTCGCCGTCCTTCTGCCGGACACCGATCAGGCAGGTGCGCTCCGCATCGCCGAGAAGGTCCACGCCGAAGTATTGACCCTAACGTTTGGCTCGGCGGGCATCGGTGCTGGCGCAGTCACGGTGAGCATCGGGCTCGTCACCACCATAGCGGGCGGCGCAGAGGTGACAGCCTTGACGGACCTCTACCGCCTTGCAGATGGTGCGCTCTACGAGGCCAAGGCAGGCGGTCGGAACCAGACCCGCTGCGCAAAAATGCACGCTGCCCCGACAGCTTCACAGAAGCGCGAGCTTCAGATCATCAGCAGATCGTAGGCTGCCGCTCGCTTATCCGAACCCGGGTGCTCTCGGCTGTCGATCTCCGCTGAGCCCTAAGCTCGTACTCGGCCATGCGCAAACACCGAAGAACACTTAACAGTTCTGCCGCCAGTTTTCGGCATCATTCTAAAAGTTCGGTATAATTTATAATTTATGTTTAGAGGTCAATGCGCAGACAATAATGTATTTTTAACAATCTCCACGGATAACACCTGCTCACCCCGGTATTAAAACTGGCGAGCCATGCCATCCCGCGAAACCGCGCTCCCCGAATACACTCTGTCTTCTCTGCGGCAAAGTGACGACCGAGATCCGACCCTCGACGCGATGTGTCGGACAGCGGCGGCACTTTTCGGGGTGCGCTACGCGTTTGTTTCGCACCTCGACACGGAGTGTCAGCTCTTCCTCGGGCGCGAGGGGCTCGATGTCCAAACCACATCTCGCTCCATCGCCTTCTGCGCTCTGACGGTTCTCGGTGCACCTCATGAGCCGCTGATCGTGCTCGATACGCACGATGATCCGCGGTTTGCCCGCAACCCACTCGTCACGGGTGCACCGTTCTTGCGGTTCTATGCCGGCGTCCCGATCGCCCATGCTGATGGAAGCAACACGGGGACTGTCTGCATCGCTGACGACGCGCCCCGCCAAGCCTTCGGCGAGGCGGATCGGCATCGCTTGTTGGACCTCGCTAAGTTCATCGAAGCCACGCTGCGCGGTCGTGCTGCCCAGATCGAGGCTGAGTGCGCACGCGAGCAAGCCGAGGCAGCCTACGCCGCACTGCGCGAGAGTGAGCATCGCTACCGGTTGCTCGCCGAGAACGCCAACGACGTCATCGTCCTAGGCGATCTCGACATGCGTCGCCTCTACGTCTCTCCCGCTGCTCGCACCGTTCTCGGCTACGAACCGGAAGAACTCGTCGGGACGACGCCGGCCACGTTCGGCCACCCTGACGATGCTCACGCCTTCGCCGATCTCCAGACGAAGTTGTCGATGGAGGACGATGGCCGCTTCGTCACCTGCGTCCGCCACCGCCACAAAGCCGGACACTACGTCTGGATCGAAGCGTCGGTACGGTTGGCACGAGATCCCCAGGGCGGACATCCAGTAGGTTATGTCGCCGCCTTGCGGGACGTCACGGCCCGCCGTGAGGCCGAGGAGCAGGTCCGACACATGGCCCTGTACGATGCGCTCACCGGCCTGCCCAACCGGACCCTGTTCCGCGACCGTCTCGACCAGGCGATCGCCCGCGCCGCCCGCTCCGACAAACCCATCGCGGTGCTGATTTGCGACCTCGATCGGTTCAAGGCCATCAACGACAGCTTCGGCCATCCAGCGGGCGACGCCCTGCTCCAAGTCGTGGCGGCGCGGATGCAGGCGGTGCTGCGCCCCTACGACACTGTTGCCCGGCTCGGCGGCGACGAGTTTGCGCTCGTGCTCACCGATCTCGACAAACCGTGCGCGGCAGCCTGCCTCGCTGAAGACCTGATCGCCGCGGTGAGCGAGCCGATTAATCTCGACGGACAGGTGGTCGAGGTCGGCGTCAGCGTCGGCTTCATCGTTGCATCGCTACAGGGCGCCCGCGCGGACGAGCTGTTCAACAAGGCCGATATTGCGTTGTACGAGGCCAAGGCGGCGGGCCGGAACACTTATCGTGAGTTCGAGCCAGACGTTGGCGCCCGCATCACGACGCGTGGCCATCTTGGTCTCGACATGAAGGAGGCGATCCGGCGCGGCGAGTTCCGACTGGTCTATCAGCCGGTCGTGAAGGCTACGACCGGTGCTGTGATGAGCTTCGAGGCGCTGATGCGCTGGCGCCATCCGGAGCGGGGCGAGATCTCACCTGGCGAGTTCATCCCGCTGGCCGAGGAGAATGGCCTGATCGTGCCGCTCGGTACCTGGGCGCTGCAGGAGGCCTGCTACGAAGCGATGAACTGGCCAGCTCACATCCGCGTCGGGGTCAACGTCTCCCCGGTCCAGCTGCAGCAGGACGGCCTCGAAGCCGCAGTGCTAACAGCCCTGGCTGTAAGTGGTCTGCCCGCAGCGCGGTTGAAGCTAGAGGTAACCGAGAGCGTTCTGATGCAGGACGCCGACGAGGTCTTGAACCGTTTACACCGGCTGCGCGCCCTTGGGGTGCGCATCGCACTCGACGATTTCGGTACGGGGTACTCGTCACTGAGTTACCTGCGCCGCTTCCCGTTCGACAAGATCAAGATCGATCGCGCGTTCATCCGCGACATCGTCGACTCAGATGCGGCAGCGATCGTGCGGGCGGTGGTGGGCATCGGCGAGCGGCTCGGCATGGGCATCGTGGCGGAAGGGGTCGAGACGGTCGAGCAACTCGAACTGGTGCGCCGTGAGGGCTGCGGTGAGGTTCAGGGCTTCCTGTTCAGCCGCCCGTTGCCGCCGCGCGAGGCACGGCTCTATGCTGAAGGGGTACGGATCCAGGCAGCATAGTCGCCGCTACCCCGCACAGCCAGGCTTTTAATCTCCTATCTCACCTAGGAAGCAGCACGATTGGATGGAGAATCACCAGCACAAACCTTACAAATTATGTTCAGCGAGGCACGCGGTTGCTGTCGAAAAGCCGCGCAGCAGTTCGAGGAAGCGCAGCCGTGCGGCTACATCGTCGACGGCGAAGTACAGTCGCAGGATCTCGACCCCCTCCTCCTCCCGCGACGCGAACACCTGAGGCACCGCCGCGCTTGAATGCGACAGACTGAACGCTTCAACCGGCATGTTGAGGCTGGCGGCGATCGTCCTCAGCCGCAGAGCCGCAGCATCGGCGATTGGTTTGGGACGTTCTCGGTCGGCTTCACCGCCGGGCCGAGAAGCGCTCTTGTACTTTTCGCCCATGTTGCCCCGCCGCAGCCGCACACAGGCGGCAAAATCCGCGTAGGTTGCAAGCTAGCACGCGAGTGCAATCGAAACGAGTGTATGAAATCAGCTACGTGCCGATTGCACGCGACCGAGATCGCCGCCGGAGGGAATGACAGCAGATGCCGAAGCGAGGCGTTGTGCGGAACCTGACCCGACCGAACGAACTGCGGACCAGCTTGGCGGCCTCAGGCGTCGTCGGCACTTGGGAATGGGACCTGCTAAACCACTGCGTGTACTACGACGAGGAAGCTGCGGCCCTGCACACCGGCGATCCCAGCCTCGCCGGCCAACCGATCAGGGTGCCGATATCGATCGCCAACGTTCATCCCGAGGACCGTGAGT encodes:
- a CDS encoding PAS domain-containing protein, which gives rise to MPRKSPERALWSRSLTLAAPSIGVWETDLEADRTRGDSVVARLFGWSDAEAAEGVPISRLLSAFHPDDLAQDQERRARIREEGGVFVWEHRVVPTQGVVRWVLARGHYWRDASGRMFGRGIVIDVTDSRSDGNTDGPARFLTTHEVAGPLLERMAERALEIEEIGRGLDDETAKRVRPLIEGLLYELGRQISASLAEAPAAERSSDQTMH
- a CDS encoding hemolysin family protein, which translates into the protein MVLVFANGFFVAAEFALVSVRRSRVAELVSERRANATALQRATDRLDAYLAATQFGITLSSLALGWIGEPALAHLIEPALTWLPMSLGTALAHTVSVVVAFSIITSLHIVLGELAPKSLALQRSERTALAVVRPLGLFLLVFRPAILLLNGLGNGVLRLFDLQAGHGEGSLHSTAELNLLIQASQEAGLIREVQQEAVERIFSIGERKVRDIMTPRHEVFWVDADDPRDVVLKAVRECNHAQVVVSRGDVDEIVGIVRKQDLLDQVLDGKDIDVLAATQPPIVVHESMTILAVLETFQSQPMRMAVVVDEYGSLEGIVTQTDLLEAIAGDIPEAGDEPDVIERPDGSLLIDGMMPAREALERLELSEDLTSDDFNTLAGYVIFQLGRIPAAGDAFEAGGWRFEVVDMDGRRIDKVLVSRVMG
- the dnaQ gene encoding DNA polymerase III subunit epsilon, encoding MTREIVLDTETTSTDPKVERIIEVGCVELINHMQTGRTFHRYCNPQRAVHPDAFAVHGLSDGFLADKPLFATIVPELLAFIGDGTLIIHNAPFDVGFLNAEYARLPEPRPPAIKLDDVVDTLLLARRKHAGAANNLDALCNRYGIDRSRRAKHGALLDAQILAEVYVELLGGKQTGFDLAPALATLAQSTADAGRPVAPRVFKSRLTDAERERHAAFIGTLKTPVWADYISETDS
- a CDS encoding Crp/Fnr family transcriptional regulator, yielding MLTTTISPLSALTARLSRAMPLSDDARRAIEVLPATMQELAPNTGFIHPGDRSTSCCLVLSGWMGRFTLLPNGERQFLALHIAGDIPDLQTLHLPVVDHGICAFTHVSVALIPHEAIHDLMVRYPDAAAALWHEVLVIASITNEWLIGLGRRSGPKRLAHLLYELYVRQKAAGLVKEEGRCALPLTQTVLADALGLTSVHVNRILQEIRAEQMIQLMKRTLIIRDWSRLKVLAEFDPLYLHLDQRLT
- a CDS encoding chemotaxis protein CheB, with the protein product MSAIVVIAASAGGLDPIVQIITALPSDCRASVFIVSHIGANRSYLPDILASRGHLPAAFAQHGEIIKSGRIYVAPPDHHLRLRFGVIHLDRGPKVHFTRPAADPLFVSAAETYGERVVGIVLSGGDGDGAEGLLAIKAHGGLSLVQEPEEAAAPDMPMAALRRDHPDGCLTADRLAERVAAHCAG
- a CDS encoding chemotaxis protein CheB, with product MLKRVDTPWFVAIGASGGDGLDDIMAVLRELPPSLNAVVLIVLHRLWDKPSHLAAVLGRAAHMPVCVALDGGRFTPGTAYVGAPADHLTLAANSFGQLIDDPDRTHRNRTVDLLFRSVAAHGGSRIIGVVLSGSLDDGARGLAAINEIGGLSMVLTPARPPEQGMPENAISYDGPIDLIGSPSEIAQAICAAVQQP
- a CDS encoding sensor domain-containing diguanylate cyclase yields the protein MASLRCLTHRFNSARTWMALGVLAPVGMLVISGFMLLDLRQDAWDKAEQTSKNLLQVLERDIARNIEMYDLSLRAVVENLKVPGLDQISPELRQLVLFDRAATAQDMGVMLVLDENGDSIIDAGAVPARKISNADRSYFLVHKAQANLGLYISEPLVSRLTTTRMLALSRRINKPDGSFGGVVVGTLKLSYFTRLFSQIDLGRDGAINLYLRDGTRVMRQPYAEADIGVNIAGAPTFKGFLREHNGSFVETSARDGIQRHYTFTRIGDLPLILNVALSTDEIEAEWRMKALTIGVIVLMLCGLTIALSLLFGRELRRREAMQAELERLSLTDALTRLPNRRAFEDTGARSWKAALRSGKPLSLLIVDADHFKRFNDRYGHQVGDEVLQGLARCLSASVHRPHDLVCRVGGEEFAVLLPDTDQAGALRIAEKVHAEVLTLTFGSAGIGAGAVTVSIGLVTTIAGGAEVTALTDLYRLADGALYEAKAGGRNQTRCAKMHAAPTASQKRELQIISRS
- a CDS encoding EAL domain-containing protein, giving the protein MPSRETALPEYTLSSLRQSDDRDPTLDAMCRTAAALFGVRYAFVSHLDTECQLFLGREGLDVQTTSRSIAFCALTVLGAPHEPLIVLDTHDDPRFARNPLVTGAPFLRFYAGVPIAHADGSNTGTVCIADDAPRQAFGEADRHRLLDLAKFIEATLRGRAAQIEAECAREQAEAAYAALRESEHRYRLLAENANDVIVLGDLDMRRLYVSPAARTVLGYEPEELVGTTPATFGHPDDAHAFADLQTKLSMEDDGRFVTCVRHRHKAGHYVWIEASVRLARDPQGGHPVGYVAALRDVTARREAEEQVRHMALYDALTGLPNRTLFRDRLDQAIARAARSDKPIAVLICDLDRFKAINDSFGHPAGDALLQVVAARMQAVLRPYDTVARLGGDEFALVLTDLDKPCAAACLAEDLIAAVSEPINLDGQVVEVGVSVGFIVASLQGARADELFNKADIALYEAKAAGRNTYREFEPDVGARITTRGHLGLDMKEAIRRGEFRLVYQPVVKATTGAVMSFEALMRWRHPERGEISPGEFIPLAEENGLIVPLGTWALQEACYEAMNWPAHIRVGVNVSPVQLQQDGLEAAVLTALAVSGLPAARLKLEVTESVLMQDADEVLNRLHRLRALGVRIALDDFGTGYSSLSYLRRFPFDKIKIDRAFIRDIVDSDAAAIVRAVVGIGERLGMGIVAEGVETVEQLELVRREGCGEVQGFLFSRPLPPREARLYAEGVRIQAA